A region of Candidatus Megaera polyxenophila DNA encodes the following proteins:
- a CDS encoding folate biosynthesis protein codes for MVYISLGSNLGNRINNLRTASAFLIQRCLHNTTCSIVLETEAILPENAPIEWNKPFLNMIVSGETELSPSELLAALKSIETEMGRPEFYELWSPRIIDLDILLWDKLEINSSDLKIPHPELANRPFLHHLLALMGLKAWQNVGFSPSFKKSLVLSPQLVGVVNVTHDSFSDGGNFSQTDKAIQQVIKLAADGASTIEIGAQSTRPGAVIAGPDQEYNKLKPVLDNIIQFMQDRTLTISIDTFWPSVISKLLENYPVAWINDVKGELDDDTLKLIAAKNCKICLMHSLTIPPTKEMIIPLEKKPVDVIVEWRKVNIDRLLTLGFSLDQIILDPGIGFGKSTYQNIEILQKVVELQKFGVKIMIGHSRKSYLSAFTCRTAAQRDIETIAVSCFLAEKVDFLRVHNVEDHMNFLTVYKNFTQTI; via the coding sequence ATGGTATATATAAGCCTGGGCTCCAATTTGGGGAATCGTATAAATAATTTAAGAACAGCATCTGCCTTTCTAATACAACGCTGTTTGCATAACACTACTTGTTCTATAGTGCTAGAAACAGAAGCTATTTTACCGGAAAATGCGCCAATTGAGTGGAACAAACCGTTTTTAAATATGATAGTTTCGGGAGAAACAGAGTTATCACCTAGTGAATTGCTTGCAGCTTTAAAATCCATTGAAACTGAAATGGGAAGGCCTGAATTTTACGAGTTATGGTCACCTCGGATTATTGATTTGGATATTCTTCTTTGGGATAAACTAGAAATTAACTCTTCTGACCTCAAAATTCCCCATCCTGAGTTAGCTAATCGGCCTTTCTTGCATCATCTTCTTGCTCTTATGGGGTTAAAAGCCTGGCAAAATGTTGGATTTTCTCCTTCATTTAAGAAAAGCTTGGTATTATCGCCTCAATTAGTAGGTGTGGTAAATGTTACGCATGATTCCTTTTCGGATGGAGGTAATTTTAGCCAAACTGATAAAGCGATTCAGCAAGTGATAAAACTAGCCGCTGATGGAGCTAGTACCATTGAAATTGGGGCGCAATCTACGAGACCAGGAGCAGTTATAGCTGGCCCTGATCAGGAGTATAATAAATTAAAACCGGTTCTCGATAATATTATACAATTTATGCAAGATCGGACACTAACTATTAGTATTGATACGTTTTGGCCTTCAGTAATAAGTAAACTCCTCGAAAATTATCCTGTGGCGTGGATTAATGATGTAAAAGGTGAACTTGATGATGATACATTAAAATTAATAGCCGCCAAAAATTGTAAAATATGCTTAATGCACTCTCTTACCATACCGCCAACTAAGGAAATGATTATTCCCCTCGAAAAAAAACCTGTAGATGTTATTGTAGAGTGGAGAAAAGTTAATATTGATCGATTGCTTACACTCGGGTTTTCTCTTGATCAGATTATTCTAGATCCTGGTATCGGTTTTGGTAAATCCACTTATCAAAATATCGAAATTCTGCAAAAGGTAGTTGAGCTTCAAAAATTTGGAGTAAAAATAATGATAGGTCATTCTAGAAAATCCTATCTTAGTGCCTTTACTTGTCGAACTGCGGCTCAAAGAGATATAGAAACTATAGCTGTTTCTTGTTTTTTAGCAGAAAAAGTTGATTTTTTGCGAGTGCATAATGTAGAAGACCATATGAATTTTTTAACTGTTTATAAAAATTTTACTCAAACGATATAA
- a CDS encoding dihydrofolate reductase: MFKLRKAIGIMAATNEGVIAKGNVLPWNYPEELDHFRSTTDGHNIIMGRKTYEAMPQGIFSSRKAIIFSKNPKELDAKPGIFVKSLEEYFDVIQGLGEDEKIFMIGGAEIANLFLKHKLISSFILTRIHRLYEGDTYLDLKYFKGWKETTLNSNPNYTILQLTNI; the protein is encoded by the coding sequence ATGTTCAAATTAAGAAAAGCCATAGGTATTATGGCAGCGACAAATGAAGGAGTGATTGCCAAGGGAAATGTATTACCTTGGAATTATCCGGAAGAGCTTGACCATTTTAGGTCAACTACTGATGGACATAATATCATTATGGGGCGCAAAACCTACGAAGCAATGCCTCAAGGAATTTTTTCTAGCAGAAAAGCTATTATTTTTTCTAAAAACCCCAAGGAGCTTGATGCTAAGCCTGGAATATTTGTTAAATCCTTGGAAGAATATTTTGATGTTATTCAGGGTCTAGGTGAGGATGAAAAAATATTTATGATAGGAGGTGCGGAGATTGCTAATTTATTTTTAAAGCATAAACTGATATCATCTTTTATCTTAACAAGAATCCACCGTTTATATGAAGGCGATACTTACCTTGATTTAAAATATTTTAAAGGATGGAAGGAAACTACTTTAAACTCCAATCCAAATTATACTATTCTACAACTAACAAATATATGA
- a CDS encoding coenzyme PQQ synthesis protein C, whose product MKFCITLNNLLEELHLLKHPVYQSWNEGTLTLDTLKIYAKEYYHHVAAFPRYISQIHSFCPDISDRQVLLENLIDEEKGENNHPELWLRFAEGLGVSRKEVKQLPELSTTKELVDGYFELVKTDYATGLGALYAYERQTPEVSKSKIDGLEKHYSIRDKKTLEFFTIHQKADEWHTEELTCLIDRLSESQQEKVAHGAMKGARLLWSFLDGIAECHAH is encoded by the coding sequence ATGAAATTTTGTATAACTCTTAATAATTTACTTGAAGAATTACATTTATTAAAACATCCTGTTTACCAATCATGGAATGAAGGAACATTGACGCTTGATACGTTAAAAATTTACGCAAAGGAATATTATCACCACGTTGCTGCTTTTCCCCGTTATATTAGTCAAATCCATTCTTTTTGTCCTGATATTTCAGATAGGCAGGTTTTACTGGAAAATTTGATAGATGAAGAAAAAGGAGAAAATAATCATCCTGAATTATGGTTACGTTTTGCCGAAGGTCTTGGGGTTTCAAGGAAAGAAGTCAAACAGCTTCCTGAATTATCTACAACAAAAGAGCTTGTTGATGGTTATTTTGAGTTGGTTAAAACTGATTATGCTACAGGTCTTGGTGCTTTATATGCTTATGAGAGGCAAACACCGGAAGTTTCGAAATCTAAAATTGACGGCTTGGAAAAACATTATTCTATTCGTGACAAAAAAACTTTAGAGTTTTTTACCATTCACCAGAAAGCAGATGAATGGCATACGGAAGAGCTAACCTGTCTTATCGATCGCTTAAGCGAAAGCCAGCAGGAAAAAGTTGCTCACGGAGCGATGAAGGGAGCGAGGTTATTATGGTCTTTTCTTGATGGGATAGCTGAATGTCATGCACATTGA
- a CDS encoding F420-dependent oxidoreductase has translation MHIEAIKTHKIDISDSLAAILDGYIKSVCDEDIIIITSKIISILQGRLVSKETIDKRLLVQQEADLILKTERNPYDLYLTIRGGILIPSAGIDESNVDGYYVLYPEDIQGTAAWIWKYIKEQHNIQKLGVLITDSHTTIMRRGVTGIALGWCGFEPLYSYINKPDLCGQPLRVTQVNILDSLATSAVFVMGEGNEQTPLAIIKDAPKISFLNRTPTLEEEQKVVIPMEEDLYAPLLRSTRWIRNAKEK, from the coding sequence ATGCACATTGAAGCTATAAAAACTCATAAAATTGATATAAGTGACTCTCTGGCAGCGATTTTAGATGGATATATAAAATCCGTATGTGATGAAGATATAATAATTATCACTTCAAAAATTATTAGCATACTGCAAGGACGTTTGGTTTCCAAAGAGACGATAGATAAGCGTTTGCTTGTTCAGCAAGAGGCTGATTTAATATTGAAAACGGAGAGAAATCCTTACGATCTATATTTAACTATTAGAGGAGGGATACTTATCCCTTCTGCCGGTATAGACGAGTCGAATGTTGATGGATATTATGTTTTATATCCTGAGGATATCCAGGGAACAGCTGCCTGGATTTGGAAATACATAAAAGAACAACATAATATACAAAAACTTGGTGTTTTAATTACTGATAGCCATACCACCATAATGAGGCGTGGTGTAACCGGTATTGCGCTTGGATGGTGTGGGTTTGAGCCTCTTTATTCTTATATAAATAAACCTGATTTATGCGGGCAACCGCTCCGAGTTACCCAAGTTAATATTCTTGATTCTTTGGCTACTTCTGCAGTTTTCGTTATGGGAGAAGGTAATGAACAGACCCCTTTAGCTATTATTAAAGACGCCCCAAAAATTTCTTTCCTTAATAGAACTCCAACTTTAGAAGAAGAACAGAAAGTAGTAATACCTATGGAAGAGGACCTTTATGCTCCACTTTTGCGCAGCACCCGTTGGATAAGAAATGCAAAGGAAAAATAA
- a CDS encoding acyl-CoA desaturase, whose translation MSKYNLPAVFALIIYPIFIITLVVNYTLDYQVGWFEGLLFLGGYYICNITVGVGLHRLWSHDSYKINKYVEFVLILLSAGTLQGPALSWASNHFKHHTYTDTDLDPHSPLKYKSKVRGFWWSHMGWMLEGEGSYKSIDKLTMVKLGRNKLLRWQLKYYWMIAVFMNTAVPALIGFACGHTVLAAYAGFIFIGLGRAVQQQVTFFVNSLCHFAGTQKYVQGTSGDIWWLALLLLGENWHNYHHAFPSDYRNGAKWYQFDVHKWIIYLMSVFGLAWDLKRTAKVRVEAKASQTMQQYINLRKEQLESMNAKITELALSIQNRLSEIEKSNLGKKFVNSLVKIQDNLTNIAQQLNQQLKNFENPSENIVNIISKEVKKIEASWQRLYSELEIKKS comes from the coding sequence GTGTCAAAGTATAATCTTCCTGCAGTTTTTGCTCTTATCATTTATCCAATTTTTATTATTACACTTGTTGTAAATTATACACTTGATTATCAAGTAGGGTGGTTTGAAGGGTTGCTGTTTCTTGGGGGGTACTATATATGTAACATTACTGTTGGTGTTGGTTTGCATAGATTATGGTCGCATGATTCCTACAAAATAAATAAATACGTAGAATTTGTTCTGATTCTCTTGTCAGCTGGTACATTACAAGGGCCAGCGCTATCTTGGGCTTCTAATCATTTTAAACACCATACCTATACCGACACTGATCTTGATCCTCATTCTCCTCTTAAATATAAAAGTAAAGTAAGAGGTTTTTGGTGGTCACACATGGGCTGGATGCTTGAAGGAGAAGGAAGTTATAAGTCAATCGATAAGCTCACTATGGTAAAGCTAGGCAGAAATAAATTACTCAGATGGCAGTTAAAATATTATTGGATGATTGCCGTATTTATGAATACGGCAGTGCCTGCTCTTATCGGGTTCGCCTGTGGTCATACTGTTTTAGCAGCGTATGCAGGTTTCATATTTATTGGGCTTGGGCGTGCTGTGCAACAGCAAGTAACATTTTTCGTTAATTCCCTTTGTCATTTTGCTGGGACACAAAAATATGTTCAAGGCACTTCAGGTGACATATGGTGGCTTGCCCTGCTTTTACTAGGAGAAAATTGGCACAACTACCATCATGCTTTCCCTTCGGATTACAGAAATGGAGCTAAATGGTATCAATTTGATGTACACAAATGGATAATATATTTGATGAGCGTATTTGGTCTTGCTTGGGATTTAAAAAGGACTGCAAAAGTTAGAGTTGAAGCAAAAGCTTCCCAAACTATGCAGCAGTATATAAATTTACGAAAAGAACAACTTGAGTCAATGAATGCTAAAATAACTGAACTTGCTTTAAGTATTCAAAACAGGCTTAGCGAAATAGAAAAAAGTAATTTAGGAAAGAAGTTTGTTAATTCTTTGGTTAAAATACAGGATAATTTGACTAACATCGCTCAGCAATTAAATCAGCAGTTAAAGAATTTTGAAAACCCTTCAGAGAATATCGTAAATATTATAAGTAAGGAAGTAAAGAAAATCGAAGCTTCATGGCAGAGGCTTTATAGCGAGCTTGAAATAAAAAAAAGCTAG
- a CDS encoding regulator of competence-specific genes: protein MSKSEFVNYVIDLLSPYGYIRVRPMFGGHSVYRDGVIVAIIVGEELYFKVNEQSVCDYRNRGSEPFTYKARDKVINISYWQVPLDIMEDKELFGNWLDVAYQISLNTKNKKK from the coding sequence ATGTCCAAAAGTGAATTCGTAAATTACGTAATTGATCTGCTTTCGCCCTATGGTTATATAAGGGTACGACCCATGTTCGGTGGACATTCTGTTTATAGAGATGGCGTAATTGTTGCAATAATTGTAGGTGAGGAATTGTATTTTAAAGTTAATGAACAATCTGTTTGTGACTACAGAAATAGGGGATCAGAGCCTTTTACTTATAAAGCTAGGGATAAGGTAATTAATATATCATATTGGCAAGTACCTTTAGATATTATGGAAGATAAAGAGTTGTTTGGTAATTGGTTAGATGTAGCTTATCAAATTTCCCTTAATACTAAAAATAAGAAGAAGTAG
- a CDS encoding GTP-binding protein: MTSNIRNVAIIAHVDHGKTTLIDTMLRQSGLFRDNQEVAERAMDSNDLERERGITILAKCTSVNWNDTKINIVDTPGHADFGGEVERILSMVDGVVLLVDAAEGPMPQTKFVLGKALKIGLKPIVVINKIDRSDARETEVLDEVFELFMSLDATNEQLDFPIIYASGRNGWAVRDLAGVRQDVSDLFNTIIEHVRPPESEPDAPFSMIVTTREYDSYLGRILTGRIKTGTAKINTPIKVMSMDGKVIENGRITKMLSFKGLDRIPIQTAIAGDVIAIAGLESASVADTICSPEVELPLEAQPIDPPTLSMIFSINDSPLAGREGDKLTSRVLRARLMREAEGNVAITISETAQTDSFEVAGRGELQMGVLIETMRREGFELSISRPAVLYKTDEVTGERLEPMEEVQIDVDSEYVGSVVESMNLRKGQMVDMRSTGAGKTRSLFIAPSRGLIGYHGPFLTETRGTGIMSRIYHSYAPYCGKIEGRRNGVLISTEDGEAVAYGLWQLEDRGQMFITPGISVYKGMIIGEHTRDNDLEVNPLRSKQLTNMRTTSKDEAVRLTPPRLMALEQAIAYIQDDERVEVTPKSIRLRKMYLDPNQRKRMVKKG; the protein is encoded by the coding sequence ATGACCTCTAATATTAGAAACGTAGCAATCATTGCTCACGTCGATCACGGCAAAACTACGCTTATAGATACGATGCTCAGGCAAAGTGGTCTATTTCGTGATAACCAGGAAGTAGCAGAAAGAGCGATGGATTCAAACGATTTGGAAAGGGAACGGGGGATAACCATTTTAGCTAAATGTACGTCCGTTAATTGGAACGATACAAAAATTAATATTGTAGATACACCAGGTCATGCGGATTTTGGCGGTGAAGTTGAGCGGATTTTATCTATGGTAGATGGAGTAGTATTACTTGTTGATGCGGCAGAAGGTCCTATGCCGCAAACAAAATTTGTTCTTGGAAAAGCCCTAAAGATCGGGTTAAAACCTATTGTTGTAATCAATAAAATTGACCGTAGCGATGCAAGGGAAACTGAAGTTTTAGACGAAGTGTTTGAGTTGTTTATGTCCCTAGATGCAACTAATGAGCAGCTGGATTTTCCTATTATTTATGCTTCTGGCAGAAATGGTTGGGCAGTTCGTGACCTAGCTGGGGTACGCCAGGATGTGTCTGATTTATTTAATACTATAATAGAACACGTTAGACCTCCGGAGTCAGAACCTGATGCTCCTTTTTCAATGATTGTCACAACTAGGGAATATGATTCTTATTTAGGAAGGATTCTAACAGGTAGAATCAAAACCGGTACTGCAAAGATTAATACTCCTATCAAGGTTATGAGTATGGATGGCAAAGTAATCGAGAATGGCAGAATAACTAAAATGCTAAGTTTTAAGGGATTAGATAGGATACCTATCCAGACAGCGATTGCCGGCGATGTTATTGCAATTGCTGGCCTTGAGAGTGCAAGTGTCGCAGACACGATTTGTTCTCCGGAAGTGGAGCTTCCTTTAGAAGCCCAGCCTATAGATCCGCCAACTCTTTCCATGATATTTTCCATTAATGATTCTCCTTTAGCTGGGAGGGAAGGTGATAAATTAACTTCTAGAGTTTTAAGGGCAAGATTAATGAGAGAGGCAGAGGGGAACGTAGCTATTACTATCTCAGAAACTGCTCAAACTGATTCTTTTGAAGTAGCTGGTCGTGGGGAGCTGCAGATGGGTGTACTGATTGAAACTATGAGAAGAGAAGGATTTGAACTTTCAATTAGCAGGCCAGCTGTATTATATAAAACTGATGAAGTTACAGGCGAAAGGCTAGAACCTATGGAAGAAGTACAGATTGATGTAGATTCTGAATATGTAGGTTCTGTAGTTGAATCAATGAATCTGCGCAAGGGGCAAATGGTTGACATGCGTTCTACTGGTGCGGGTAAAACACGTTCATTATTTATTGCTCCATCAAGGGGATTAATAGGTTATCATGGTCCATTTTTAACAGAAACTAGAGGAACGGGGATTATGAGCAGAATATATCATTCCTATGCTCCTTATTGTGGTAAAATTGAAGGAAGAAGAAATGGGGTTTTGATATCAACTGAAGATGGCGAAGCAGTTGCGTATGGTTTGTGGCAACTTGAAGATAGAGGTCAGATGTTTATTACTCCTGGAATCTCAGTATATAAAGGTATGATCATTGGTGAACACACACGTGACAATGATTTAGAGGTTAATCCGCTTCGGTCAAAACAACTAACTAATATGAGAACCACTAGCAAAGATGAAGCTGTACGCTTAACTCCACCACGTTTAATGGCATTGGAACAGGCCATTGCTTATATTCAAGATGACGAACGAGTTGAAGTTACCCCAAAATCAATAAGGTTGCGCAAGATGTATCTTGATCCTAATCAAAGGAAAAGAATGGTAAAAAAAGGTTAA
- a CDS encoding peptide transporter produces MPGSESEQNVPYIKGQISLPEVTVKAVLVGVILAAIFTMSSLYIGLKFARTVAASIPAALLSLMIFKAFKKTNILENVVVQTIASAGEGVASMAAFCITAILLSGYWQEFKYLDTMLILGLGGILGVFMSIPLRNIMIVKEKMPYPEGIAVAEVLISGESKGYATKLLLKGSFISALITLAQTGFKIGSDFVMYGIKTFGSVFGVSVVLSPLSLGAGYIIGLGSSLIMLIGALVANFVVLPYLGLTYSGEIASMEPVPLLIALQKQYLRYVAVGVMMIGSLWSLVAIFPTIKKAVTLGIVGSTHMASSAHLRTDRDIPVFWVVTGIFLVSILIGMFFYCTLSSTSFSFGYKLIVSSLATLAVIIIGFVMSSVASQLVGILGTTSLPASGLCLATIILFVSVISPVLATEGSSHIMDITIIGMTLVFTSVVGSALVLSGDNMQDLKTGYLIGATPWKQQLVLLIGVLVAVVTTPFVLQTMFEAYGIGDMMPRPDMNPAKALSAPQAMLIASVTKGLLVGQLPWPMVNSGIIIGIIIIIIDLILSKSFANLRLPIMTFAAGFYLPMGISVAFFFGGLLRYCVSKSKNSKNLQENGVMIASGFIAGEAIMGALLSIPFALYKDANILALPVGLSSFTQDVIGIIIFVISAWLFWKITKSDKNVVLS; encoded by the coding sequence ATGCCAGGTTCAGAGTCAGAACAAAATGTCCCATATATAAAGGGGCAAATATCCTTGCCAGAAGTGACGGTAAAAGCAGTATTGGTAGGTGTAATCCTAGCGGCAATATTTACAATGTCTAGTCTTTATATAGGCTTGAAATTTGCTCGCACTGTGGCTGCTTCTATTCCTGCTGCATTATTATCCTTGATGATATTTAAGGCATTCAAAAAAACTAACATACTCGAAAATGTTGTCGTTCAAACTATTGCTTCCGCAGGTGAGGGTGTTGCATCGATGGCGGCGTTTTGCATTACGGCAATTTTATTATCGGGTTATTGGCAAGAGTTTAAGTATTTAGATACAATGCTGATATTAGGCCTCGGCGGTATACTTGGAGTTTTTATGTCTATACCACTGCGCAATATTATGATTGTTAAGGAAAAAATGCCATATCCGGAAGGGATAGCAGTAGCAGAAGTTCTTATTTCCGGTGAAAGTAAAGGGTATGCAACAAAATTGTTGCTTAAAGGCTCTTTCATATCGGCGTTAATTACTTTAGCCCAAACTGGATTTAAGATAGGTTCTGATTTTGTGATGTATGGAATCAAAACATTTGGTTCTGTTTTTGGGGTAAGTGTTGTTCTTTCTCCTTTATCGTTAGGAGCAGGTTATATTATAGGGTTGGGTAGTAGCTTGATAATGCTAATTGGAGCCTTGGTAGCTAATTTTGTAGTTTTACCGTATTTAGGCCTAACATATAGCGGCGAAATCGCTTCTATGGAGCCTGTGCCGTTATTAATAGCCCTGCAGAAGCAATATCTTAGATATGTAGCCGTAGGGGTAATGATGATAGGGTCTTTGTGGTCATTAGTAGCAATATTTCCGACGATCAAAAAGGCTGTTACGCTAGGTATTGTAGGCTCAACTCATATGGCTTCATCAGCGCATCTTAGAACAGATAGAGATATACCTGTTTTTTGGGTTGTTACTGGTATATTTTTGGTATCGATTCTAATCGGTATGTTTTTTTATTGTACTTTATCCAGTACTAGTTTTAGTTTTGGTTATAAACTTATTGTTTCTAGTCTTGCTACTTTAGCGGTTATTATAATTGGCTTTGTTATGTCCTCCGTTGCATCCCAGCTTGTGGGAATTTTAGGGACGACTTCATTACCAGCATCGGGGTTATGCCTAGCGACTATTATATTATTTGTTTCTGTTATATCACCGGTTTTAGCTACGGAAGGTAGTAGCCATATAATGGATATAACTATTATTGGTATGACTCTAGTTTTTACTTCTGTTGTTGGGTCTGCGCTAGTCCTGAGTGGAGATAATATGCAGGACTTAAAAACCGGCTATTTAATAGGGGCAACTCCTTGGAAACAACAGCTAGTATTACTTATAGGCGTTTTAGTAGCAGTTGTTACTACACCGTTTGTCCTCCAAACGATGTTTGAGGCTTATGGAATCGGTGACATGATGCCCCGTCCTGATATGAATCCCGCCAAAGCTCTTTCTGCTCCGCAAGCTATGCTTATTGCATCCGTAACTAAGGGGCTACTTGTAGGTCAGCTTCCTTGGCCTATGGTCAATTCCGGAATTATTATAGGTATAATAATAATTATTATTGATTTAATTCTTTCTAAGTCCTTTGCTAATTTAAGATTACCTATCATGACTTTTGCAGCTGGGTTTTATTTGCCTATGGGTATTTCGGTAGCGTTCTTTTTTGGCGGCTTACTTCGTTATTGTGTGTCTAAAAGTAAAAATTCTAAGAATCTACAGGAAAATGGGGTGATGATAGCCTCGGGATTTATTGCAGGGGAAGCTATCATGGGAGCGTTACTTAGTATACCTTTTGCTTTGTACAAAGATGCAAATATCCTAGCACTTCCTGTTGGTTTAAGCAGTTTTACTCAAGACGTAATAGGTATTATTATTTTTGTCATTTCTGCATGGTTATTTTGGAAAATTACCAAATCTGACAAAAATGTGGTATTATCGTAG
- a CDS encoding iron transporter translates to MFIQTEETPNPNALKFLPGLDISPKSPVFFNNFDEARAKSPLAAKLYDIGNIEAVFLGADFITVTKTPEIEWKLLKPEILMVIMDHLVSGLPIFNNNENTSTQINTDGLSEIEKQIIEIIETRVRPSVAMDGGDIIYKGFKEGIVYLQLHGACSGCPSSTVTLKNGIESMLQHYVPEVQAVEAIEE, encoded by the coding sequence ATGTTTATTCAAACTGAGGAAACTCCAAATCCTAACGCCTTGAAATTTCTGCCAGGGCTTGATATTAGCCCTAAAAGTCCGGTGTTTTTTAATAACTTTGATGAAGCTAGAGCTAAAAGCCCTCTCGCTGCCAAATTATATGACATTGGTAATATAGAGGCGGTTTTTTTGGGAGCAGATTTTATTACTGTCACTAAAACCCCTGAAATTGAATGGAAACTGTTAAAACCAGAAATATTAATGGTTATTATGGATCATTTAGTTTCAGGTTTGCCTATTTTTAACAATAATGAAAATACATCCACTCAAATTAATACTGATGGGCTTTCAGAAATCGAAAAACAAATTATTGAAATTATAGAAACCAGAGTTCGTCCTTCTGTAGCTATGGATGGTGGTGATATAATATATAAGGGCTTTAAAGAAGGAATAGTTTATCTTCAATTACACGGTGCGTGTTCTGGCTGTCCTAGTTCTACTGTTACTCTTAAGAACGGTATTGAGTCGATGCTCCAGCATTACGTCCCAGAAGTCCAAGCTGTAGAGGCGATAGAGGAATAA
- a CDS encoding lipid-A-disaccharide synthase, with protein sequence MKFYFIAGENSGDFIGAQIIKSIKKINSDRGKNISFYGIGGPQMKLAGIKSLFDFEQINLMGFFEVLPHIFHINKLINETVNDIVNSGTKILVTIDSPGFTFRVAAKVRKLAPEIKLVHVVAPSVWAYKEGRAKKYSKVYDKLLTLLPFEPPYFTEYGLSSEFIGYPALEQDFYDKSKDLRHDFNIPDNQKIIAITPGSRKSEISRHIPIIREALDILSSTTRLTAIFIQPNELHVNLINKYLVGAKFDFIFSTEKLKSFAVSDLALAKSGTNTIEIAASGTPMVVGYKLNYLTYLVIKACIKIKYVNIINIISNKEVIPEFIQSDFTATNIANALNALISDPNKANSQTVDTKKILKIIGLDNKQSPSTKAAEIIFSMGLEN encoded by the coding sequence ATGAAATTTTATTTTATAGCTGGAGAAAATTCTGGCGATTTTATTGGTGCCCAAATAATTAAATCGATCAAAAAAATTAATTCTGATAGGGGTAAAAATATTTCTTTTTACGGCATTGGCGGACCGCAAATGAAATTAGCCGGAATTAAATCGCTTTTTGACTTTGAACAGATAAATTTAATGGGTTTTTTTGAGGTATTACCACATATTTTCCACATCAACAAACTCATTAACGAGACTGTAAATGATATCGTAAATAGCGGCACTAAAATCCTGGTAACAATTGATTCTCCCGGTTTTACTTTCAGAGTAGCTGCTAAAGTTAGAAAGCTTGCACCGGAAATAAAATTAGTACATGTTGTTGCCCCATCTGTTTGGGCATATAAAGAAGGAAGGGCAAAAAAATATTCTAAAGTTTACGATAAACTACTAACATTACTTCCCTTTGAACCACCTTATTTTACCGAATATGGGTTAAGCTCTGAATTTATCGGTTATCCCGCTCTAGAACAAGATTTTTATGATAAATCTAAGGATTTAAGACACGATTTTAACATTCCCGATAACCAAAAAATAATAGCAATTACTCCTGGTAGTAGAAAATCTGAAATATCAAGGCATATACCGATAATTAGAGAAGCATTAGATATTTTATCTTCAACAACTAGATTAACTGCAATATTTATCCAACCTAATGAATTACATGTAAATCTTATTAACAAATATTTGGTAGGTGCAAAATTTGATTTTATATTTAGCACGGAAAAACTTAAGAGTTTTGCAGTAAGCGATTTAGCTCTGGCTAAATCCGGTACTAATACCATTGAAATTGCTGCATCTGGTACACCCATGGTAGTTGGCTATAAATTAAATTATTTAACTTATCTAGTTATCAAAGCTTGTATAAAAATTAAGTATGTTAACATTATAAATATCATTTCCAATAAGGAAGTAATTCCAGAATTTATACAATCAGATTTTACAGCTACAAATATTGCGAACGCCTTGAATGCCCTAATATCTGATCCGAACAAAGCAAATTCACAAACAGTAGATACTAAAAAAATCCTAAAAATTATTGGCCTTGATAACAAGCAGTCTCCTTCTACCAAAGCAGCAGAAATTATTTTTTCAATGGGCTTGGAAAATTAA